The following are encoded in a window of Kitasatospora sp. NBC_01250 genomic DNA:
- a CDS encoding NADP-dependent oxidoreductase, whose protein sequence is MSTSSMRAVVQHGFGGPEVLRVAEVARPVPLPTEVLVRVHAAGINPVDWKTRDGSGMAGVLGEPPFTLGWDVSGVVAEVGFGVTTLKVGDEVYGMPWFPRAAGGYAEYVTAPARQFARKPATVSHEQAAAVPLAALTAWQALVDAADVRPGQRVLIHAAAGGVGHLAVQFAKHLGAYVIGTASSARHEWLTALGADEVVDYTAVRFEDAVQDVDVVIDLVGDAHDNTSTRSLDLLRPGGLLVAIPGAGPELAEAALAKGVRSTTFLVEPEGPALTRIAELIDAGRVRVEVEEVFPLEQAAAAHTRGETGRTRGKLVLRVIA, encoded by the coding sequence GAGGTGGCCCGTCCGGTGCCGTTGCCGACCGAGGTCCTGGTGCGGGTGCACGCCGCCGGGATCAATCCGGTCGATTGGAAGACCCGCGATGGCTCGGGCATGGCCGGTGTGCTCGGCGAGCCGCCGTTCACCCTGGGCTGGGACGTCTCCGGCGTCGTGGCGGAGGTCGGCTTCGGCGTGACCACCCTCAAGGTCGGTGACGAGGTCTACGGCATGCCGTGGTTCCCCCGCGCGGCCGGCGGCTATGCCGAGTACGTGACCGCGCCGGCCCGGCAGTTCGCCCGCAAGCCCGCGACCGTCAGCCACGAGCAGGCCGCCGCCGTACCGCTGGCCGCCCTCACCGCCTGGCAGGCCCTGGTCGACGCCGCCGACGTCCGCCCCGGCCAGCGCGTGCTGATCCACGCCGCCGCCGGTGGTGTCGGACACCTGGCCGTCCAGTTCGCCAAGCACCTGGGCGCCTACGTCATCGGCACCGCCAGCAGCGCCCGCCACGAGTGGCTCACCGCACTGGGCGCCGACGAGGTCGTCGACTACACCGCCGTCCGCTTCGAGGACGCCGTCCAGGACGTCGACGTGGTCATCGACCTCGTCGGCGACGCGCACGACAACACCAGCACCCGCTCGCTCGACCTGCTGCGCCCCGGCGGCCTGCTCGTCGCCATCCCCGGCGCCGGCCCCGAGCTGGCCGAGGCGGCCCTGGCCAAGGGGGTGCGCTCGACCACGTTCCTGGTCGAGCCGGAGGGCCCGGCACTGACCCGGATCGCGGAACTCATCGACGCGGGCCGGGTGCGTGTGGAGGTCGAGGAGGTCTTCCCGCTGGAGCAGGCCGCCGCGGCCCACACCCGGGGCGAGACCGGCCGCACCCGCGGAAAGCTCGTCCTGCGCGTCATCGCCTGA
- a CDS encoding SDR family NAD(P)-dependent oxidoreductase codes for MKQTALVTAGTAGIGWETALGLATAGLAVTVVGRNAERGARAVERINATAPAHPARFTAADLASLDAVRALADRVLAEGPLSVLVNNVGAMFADRQDSADGIEASFAVNHLSPYLLTELLLPSLRAAAPSRIVNVTSGAVGLAKRSFDAVEPPGGYYGFHWYGRAKLANLAYTLALAGRLDGTGVSVFAADPGGAATDMTNGTLRDPRIVSPGLRLLWPLVRRKFERSTSGPASVAAKPSIFAATDDSLTGWTGVVIGPQAHPVPPFRAATDPRLAEAVHRLSRHLAPLTAT; via the coding sequence ATGAAGCAGACAGCGCTGGTCACGGCGGGGACGGCCGGGATCGGCTGGGAGACGGCCCTGGGACTGGCCACGGCCGGCCTCGCGGTCACCGTGGTCGGGCGCAACGCCGAACGCGGCGCCCGCGCGGTCGAACGGATCAATGCCACGGCACCGGCACATCCCGCCCGGTTCACGGCCGCCGACCTCGCCTCGCTCGACGCGGTCCGCGCCCTCGCCGACCGGGTCCTCGCCGAAGGCCCGCTGAGCGTCCTGGTCAACAACGTCGGGGCGATGTTCGCGGACCGGCAGGACTCGGCCGACGGGATCGAGGCGAGCTTCGCCGTCAACCACCTCTCGCCGTACCTGCTGACCGAACTGCTGCTGCCCTCACTGCGGGCGGCAGCACCGAGCCGGATCGTGAACGTGACCTCCGGCGCGGTGGGGCTCGCCAAGCGGAGCTTCGACGCCGTCGAGCCGCCCGGCGGCTACTACGGCTTCCACTGGTACGGCCGCGCCAAGCTCGCCAACCTCGCCTACACCCTGGCCTTGGCCGGCCGACTCGACGGCACGGGCGTCTCGGTCTTCGCCGCGGACCCCGGCGGCGCCGCGACCGACATGACCAACGGCACCCTGCGCGACCCGAGGATCGTCTCCCCCGGACTGCGCCTGCTCTGGCCGCTCGTCCGGCGGAAGTTCGAACGCTCGACCTCGGGCCCGGCCTCCGTGGCGGCCAAGCCGTCGATCTTCGCCGCGACCGACGACTCGCTGACAGGCTGGACCGGCGTCGTCATCGGACCCCAGGCGCACCCGGTCCCGCCCTTCCGCGCCGCAACCGATCCCCGCCTCGCCGAAGCCGTCCACCGCCTGAGCCGGCACCTCGCACCGCTCACGGCCACCTGA
- a CDS encoding IS3 family transposase (programmed frameshift): MRKPYPSEVRERAVRLVLETRDQYETEYQCIRSIGAKLDVGPESLRKWVRQAQTDAGARPGTTTEESAAMKALKRENAELKRANEILKAAAFFLRGRARPATHTLVAFIDEHRDRFGGVEPICRTLTANDCGIHPSTYYAHKSGTTSARARRDAEIVPIIKEIHESNYGVYGYRKVWAELNRRGHTVAQCTVSRLMKAEGLSGAVRGKKIVTTVSDKSVDRAPDLLQRNFVASAPNRVWVADFTHVAAWAGTVYVAFVVDTFSRRIVGWSAATNKQTPLILSALEMGLWQRDRSGFPVMPRELIHHSDAGSQYTSFRLATHLAKEKIAASIGSVGDALDNALMESTIGLYKTELIKRQGPWRTLADVEIATAEYVDWFNSTRLHSELGHTPPAEYEAKYYSQQPNLQVTATI; the protein is encoded by the exons ATGAGGAAGCCATACCCCAGTGAGGTCCGGGAGCGGGCGGTACGCCTGGTGCTGGAGACCCGCGATCAGTACGAGACCGAGTACCAGTGCATCCGGTCGATCGGCGCCAAGCTCGACGTGGGCCCGGAAAGCCTGCGCAAGTGGGTCCGCCAGGCCCAGACCGACGCCGGCGCCCGGCCGGGCACGACGACGGAGGAATCCGCGGCGATGAAGGCGCTCAAGCGGGAGAACGCCGAGCTGAAGCGCGCCAACGAGATCCTCAAGGCCGCGGCGT TCTTTCTTCGCGGCCGAGCTCGACCGGCCACACACACGCTCGTAGCGTTCATCGACGAGCACCGGGACCGCTTCGGCGGAGTCGAGCCGATCTGCAGGACGCTCACCGCGAACGACTGCGGCATCCACCCCAGCACCTACTACGCCCACAAGAGCGGCACCACCTCCGCCCGCGCCCGCCGCGACGCCGAAATCGTCCCGATCATCAAGGAGATCCACGAGAGCAACTACGGCGTCTACGGCTACCGCAAGGTCTGGGCCGAACTCAACCGGCGCGGCCACACGGTCGCCCAGTGCACGGTCTCCCGCCTGATGAAGGCAGAAGGGCTGTCAGGAGCGGTGCGCGGCAAGAAGATCGTCACCACCGTCTCGGACAAGAGCGTCGACCGGGCGCCCGACCTGCTCCAGCGCAACTTCGTCGCGAGCGCACCGAACCGCGTCTGGGTGGCGGACTTCACGCACGTGGCGGCGTGGGCCGGCACCGTCTACGTCGCCTTCGTCGTCGACACCTTCTCACGGCGGATCGTCGGCTGGTCGGCGGCCACTAACAAGCAGACCCCACTGATCCTCTCAGCCCTCGAGATGGGCCTGTGGCAGCGGGACCGCTCCGGATTCCCGGTAATGCCAAGGGAGTTGATACACCACTCCGATGCCGGCTCGCAGTACACGTCGTTCCGCCTGGCAACCCACCTGGCCAAGGAGAAGATCGCCGCGTCCATCGGATCGGTCGGAGACGCCCTGGACAACGCCCTGATGGAATCGACCATCGGGCTGTACAAAACCGAGCTCATCAAGCGTCAGGGACCCTGGCGCACCCTTGCCGACGTTGAGATCGCCACCGCAGAGTATGTCGACTGGTTCAACTCCACCCGGCTCCATAGTGAACTCGGCCACACCCCACCCGCCGAATACGAAGCCAAGTACTACAGCCAACAGCCAAACCTGCAGGTCACAGCCACAATCTAG
- a CDS encoding TetR/AcrR family transcriptional regulator: MTTPPLRKDAARNREQIVAVARGLVDEGVALQLNDVARRVGLGVGTVYRHFPTAEALLETVAARSLEALVAHGEQALDNDDPWRALAGFLTRTIELQVTDASLSTVTAAPTDALASTTELKRTLWSLGGRLLDRARGAGVVRADLVSADLVPLMCGIAYAATVHGGVGAARTDTARRYLTALLEGLRTPA, translated from the coding sequence ATGACGACCCCACCGCTGCGCAAGGACGCCGCCCGCAACCGGGAGCAGATCGTCGCCGTGGCCCGGGGGCTCGTGGACGAAGGTGTAGCGCTGCAGCTCAACGACGTCGCCCGCCGTGTCGGCCTGGGTGTCGGCACCGTCTACCGGCACTTCCCGACCGCCGAGGCGCTCCTGGAGACCGTTGCCGCCCGTAGCCTGGAGGCGCTCGTCGCCCATGGCGAGCAGGCGCTGGACAACGACGACCCTTGGCGCGCCCTCGCGGGCTTCCTGACCCGCACCATCGAGCTGCAGGTCACCGACGCCTCGCTGTCCACCGTCACCGCGGCGCCCACGGATGCGCTGGCATCCACCACCGAACTGAAACGGACGCTGTGGTCGCTCGGTGGTCGGCTGCTCGACCGTGCCCGTGGCGCCGGGGTCGTGCGGGCCGACCTGGTCTCCGCCGATCTGGTCCCGCTGATGTGCGGAATCGCCTACGCCGCAACCGTCCACGGCGGTGTCGGCGCTGCCCGCACCGACACGGCCCGGCGCTATCTGACGGCGCTCCTGGAGGGTCTGCGCACACCCGCGTAG
- a CDS encoding GlcG/HbpS family heme-binding protein: MTNATLTRSTSAASITLAAANALIEAVHTAAQEIGFEASVAVTDAGGHLRAFQRPDATPFLASEVAVDKAWTSASFGYATHTWNAYVGDPKIAPLAGHPRLMAVGGGYPILEDGKLIGGLGISGGSAEQDQQAAEAALEALGFQLPA; encoded by the coding sequence ATGACCAACGCAACCCTCACCAGGTCCACCTCCGCCGCCTCCATCACCCTCGCGGCCGCCAACGCCCTCATCGAGGCCGTGCACACCGCCGCCCAGGAGATCGGATTCGAGGCCTCCGTCGCCGTCACCGACGCCGGCGGCCACCTCCGGGCCTTCCAGCGACCCGATGCCACGCCGTTCCTCGCCAGCGAGGTCGCGGTCGACAAGGCCTGGACGTCGGCGTCCTTCGGCTACGCCACCCACACGTGGAACGCCTACGTGGGCGACCCCAAGATCGCGCCGCTCGCCGGCCATCCCCGCCTGATGGCCGTCGGCGGCGGCTACCCGATCCTCGAGGACGGCAAGCTCATCGGCGGCCTCGGCATCTCCGGCGGCAGCGCCGAGCAGGACCAGCAGGCCGCCGAAGCCGCCCTCGAGGCACTCGGCTTCCAACTCCCCGCCTAG
- a CDS encoding NIPSNAP family protein, giving the protein MFYEMRRYQARPGRREEWVRYMEDVVIPFQAAGGMDITASFIDEEDPDGYIWIRRFEDEAQREELYAAVYESDRWRDEIRPAVMELLIPEATVVTRAVPTPVSALR; this is encoded by the coding sequence GTGTTCTACGAGATGCGCCGCTACCAGGCCCGGCCCGGACGTCGCGAGGAGTGGGTCCGCTACATGGAGGACGTCGTCATCCCGTTCCAGGCCGCGGGCGGAATGGACATCACCGCCTCCTTCATCGACGAGGAGGACCCGGACGGCTACATCTGGATCCGCCGCTTCGAGGACGAGGCCCAGCGCGAGGAGCTGTACGCGGCCGTCTACGAGAGTGACCGCTGGCGCGACGAGATCCGCCCGGCCGTCATGGAGTTGCTGATCCCCGAAGCGACGGTGGTCACCCGCGCTGTCCCGACCCCTGTCTCGGCCCTGCGCTGA
- a CDS encoding DUF5997 family protein, which translates to MTSLKPKTTQTMKPATAAKKLGVYLSATPAEFQEGVVSREELNKLQAEPPAWLVDLRRNGPHPRPVIAAKLGISVSGLARGGVTEALTTAEIDELKTANPDWLQRERTTQAEVRKEAVRIKEKQEQQEKKAAQ; encoded by the coding sequence ATGACATCGCTCAAGCCGAAGACGACCCAGACCATGAAGCCCGCCACCGCGGCGAAGAAGCTCGGCGTGTACCTTTCCGCCACGCCCGCCGAGTTCCAGGAGGGCGTCGTCTCCCGCGAGGAGCTCAACAAGCTGCAGGCCGAGCCGCCGGCCTGGCTGGTGGACCTGCGTCGCAACGGCCCCCACCCGCGTCCGGTGATCGCCGCCAAGCTCGGCATCTCCGTCTCCGGCCTCGCCCGCGGCGGGGTCACCGAGGCGCTGACGACCGCCGAGATCGACGAGCTGAAGACCGCCAACCCCGACTGGCTGCAGCGCGAGCGCACCACCCAGGCGGAGGTCCGCAAGGAAGCCGTGCGGATCAAGGAGAAGCAGGAGCAGCAGGAGAAGAAGGCGGCCCAGTAG
- a CDS encoding winged helix-turn-helix transcriptional regulator — MATNCLTGQHAHHDVYAAQCPCRAMLDLLANKWSALAIGALEEGPLRFGALQRLLQGVSPKVLTQTLRRLEDVGLVDRTVYPAVPLHVEYALTGLGLSAAVPLRLLRTWVEENIDDVTSVPSSQGTEPSMASEPPVGPAPRTLSR; from the coding sequence ATGGCCACCAACTGCCTGACCGGGCAGCACGCGCACCACGACGTCTACGCGGCCCAGTGTCCTTGCCGCGCGATGCTGGACCTGCTGGCGAACAAGTGGTCGGCCCTGGCCATCGGGGCCCTGGAAGAGGGCCCGCTGCGCTTCGGTGCCCTGCAGCGACTCCTGCAGGGCGTCAGCCCCAAGGTCCTCACCCAGACCCTCCGGCGCTTGGAGGACGTGGGGCTCGTCGACCGCACGGTCTACCCCGCGGTGCCGCTGCACGTGGAGTACGCCCTGACCGGCCTCGGCCTCAGCGCGGCCGTGCCGCTGCGGCTGCTGCGGACCTGGGTCGAGGAGAACATCGACGACGTCACGAGCGTGCCGAGCAGCCAGGGGACGGAACCGTCGATGGCGAGTGAGCCACCGGTCGGACCGGCGCCGAGGACGTTGTCGAGGTAG